A portion of the Carya illinoinensis cultivar Pawnee chromosome 11, C.illinoinensisPawnee_v1, whole genome shotgun sequence genome contains these proteins:
- the LOC122280407 gene encoding putative pre-16S rRNA nuclease, whose amino-acid sequence MRYVKPLSLFHDLVKSNVETQGRLLGLDVGEKYVGLAVSDPRNKTASPLSVLIRKQSNIDLMISDFQSLISELSLVGFVVGDTSNKIQGYGNTGQVMLFIDDLCKTGKLECLKYTYWDERFSSKSVDFLLNPLDLHPVMAKTIVDKFAAVGILQGYLDYFNRQMKLEAAG is encoded by the exons ATGAGGTACGTGAAACCGTTGAGCTTGTTCCATGATCTGGTCAAGTCGAATGTGGAAACACAGGGTCGTTTGCTTGGTTTGGATGTGGGTGAAAAGTATGTAGGGCTAGCTGTTTCAGACCCTCGTAATAAAACTGCCTCACCTCTAAG TGTCTTGATAAGGAAACAATCAAATATTGATTTAATGATCAGTGACTTTCAGAGTCTG ATCTCTGAACTCTCTCTGGTGGGGTTTGTTGTTGGCGATACTTCCAACAAAATACAAGGCTATGGCAAT ACTGGGCAAGTGATGCTTTTCATTGATGATCTCTGCAAAACGGGGAAACTTGAATGCTTAAAGTACACTTATTGGGACGAGCGTTTTTCATCAAAG AGTGTGGACTTTCTGTTAAATCCTCTGGATTTGCATCCAGTTATGGCAAAGACAATAGTTGACAAGTTTGCAGCCGTTGGAATACTACAG GGGTACCTAGATTATTTTAACAGGCAGATGAAGTTGGAAGCGGCAGGGTAA